A single Pseudoalteromonas phenolica DNA region contains:
- the dksA gene encoding RNA polymerase-binding protein DksA — MPDQKKLGLLAQAGLEPYQEQPGEEYMNDAQRAHFKKILEAWRSDLRNEVDRTMNHMQDEAANFPDPVDRAAQEEEFSLELRTRDRERKLIKKIEKTLTLIEEDDFGYCESCGIEIGIRRLEARPTADLCVDCKTLAEIKEKQIGRA, encoded by the coding sequence ATGCCAGACCAAAAAAAATTAGGGTTATTGGCTCAAGCCGGTTTAGAACCATATCAAGAACAACCGGGCGAAGAATACATGAATGACGCACAACGTGCGCATTTCAAAAAGATTTTAGAAGCATGGCGTTCAGACCTACGCAACGAAGTAGACAGAACAATGAACCACATGCAGGATGAAGCAGCAAACTTCCCTGATCCGGTTGACCGTGCAGCGCAAGAAGAAGAGTTTTCTTTAGAGTTACGCACCCGTGACAGAGAAAGAAAACTAATCAAAAAAATTGAAAAAACACTGACTTTAATCGAAGAAGATGACTTCGGTTACTGTGAATCGTGCGGCATTGAGATTGGTATTCGCCGTCTTGAAGCTCGCCCAACTGCCGACCTATGCGTAGACTGTAAAACGCTGGCTGAGATCAAAGAAAAACAGATCGGCCGCGCTTAA
- the sfsA gene encoding DNA/RNA nuclease SfsA, which yields MKFTPKLEKATLIKRYKRFLVDLETPNQAFTVHCANTGKMTGCADPGFNAYYSTSDNPKRKYPNSLELTENSEGHFICVNTAIANKLAIEGIEQGMISELQGYAHLQPEVKYGQENSRIDILLKDDNKPLCYVEVKSVTLLEDGQGYFPDTQTVRGQKHLRELIDITQQGHRAVLLFMAMHTGINSVKAAAHLDAKYAQLLNDAQAAGVEVIAYNCQISPKEIILNHKIPVLSS from the coding sequence ATGAAGTTCACGCCAAAGCTCGAAAAAGCCACCTTAATAAAGCGCTATAAACGCTTTTTAGTTGACCTAGAAACACCTAATCAAGCATTTACTGTTCATTGTGCTAATACTGGAAAAATGACTGGTTGTGCTGATCCGGGTTTTAATGCTTACTACTCGACCAGTGATAATCCGAAACGAAAATATCCCAATTCTCTGGAGCTTACAGAAAATTCAGAAGGCCATTTCATTTGCGTAAATACCGCAATTGCAAACAAACTGGCTATCGAAGGCATAGAGCAAGGTATGATTTCTGAGTTGCAAGGCTATGCGCATTTGCAACCCGAAGTAAAATACGGGCAAGAGAATAGTCGCATTGATATTTTACTTAAAGATGACAACAAGCCGCTTTGCTATGTAGAAGTAAAATCTGTCACTTTATTGGAAGATGGACAAGGTTACTTCCCAGATACCCAAACAGTTCGAGGTCAAAAGCACCTTAGAGAATTAATTGACATCACCCAACAAGGGCATCGTGCTGTATTGCTATTTATGGCGATGCACACAGGTATAAACTCAGTAAAAGCCGCGGCTCACCTTGACGCTAAATACGCGCAATTGTTGAATGACGCACAAGCTGCCGGCGTAGAAGTCATCGCTTATAACTGTCAAATAAGCCCAAAAGAAATAATCCTAAATCACAAAATTCCCGTACTTAGCTCTTGA